The Planococcus halocryophilus nucleotide sequence ATCTTGTGCTGTAGACATTCGGACTTTTGCTAGCTCATCTCCATTTGCCGGATTCAAAACAGGTCTAAATTCCGCCTGTTCTGTTTGTTGCCATTGGCCATTCACAAAATTAGTTAATTTCATCGTCATTGCCCCTTTCATGTGCTAGCTTTTGATAACGCTTTCACCTTCATTATTTCATAGTTTTCTAGAAAATAGTAGGAGATATCTGAAATTTCTGCATTTTACTATTAGAATACTCAATTTATATAGAAAAATAATTTTTTAGTTGATTCACTAACTTTAAATAAGACAAAAACAATACATTTTAACGTCTTTTTCACTAAACTATTGACACTAACGGTGCGTTATAGTGTATTTTAAAGAGAGAGGTGATTAGATTGTACAAAGTACAAGAAGTAGCAAAAATAGCGGGGGTCAGTGTTCGGACTCTCCACCACTACGACAGCATTGGTTTATTAAAACCTTCAAATATTGGAACAAACCGATATCGTTATTACAACGGAGAAGACTTGAAATTGCTTCAACAGATTTTATTCTTAAAAGAATTGAATTTCTCATTAAAGAAAATTCAAGAGCTTGTGGCAGATGGCTTTGATCGTGAATATGCATTATCGCAGCATATCGACTTATTGGTACAAAAACAGCAGCGTATTGAAAAGCTGATCCAAAATGCAGAGCGTACTCAGCAAGAGTTACAAGGTTTTGAAAGTTTGACAGACCAAGAACGTTTTTCAGCTTTTGCTAGCAGTAAAACCGAAGATTTAATGGAAAAATACCAAAAACCTGAAGTAAGTTCTATTACAGTGCCTCTTGAACTGCAAAAAGATACTTCTTTTGCAACTGCTGAAACTCATCAGGAATCAGCAGTCGCTGTTGCCGTTGCGCCCGTTGAAACAGTTATATCTGAAGAAATTTTGTCAGCAACAAGCGAACCAGTAGTAGAAAAAGAAGAGGAAGATTTAGAAGAAATCAATCGTGAAGGGGATCGCATTTATAATACGGTCGCTAGCTTAATGCATTTGCCTCCGCAAATAGCGGCAGTTCAACAAGAAATGAAAGCTTATTATACTTTGTTAAACCGTTTTTACGAATGTTCACCAAAAATGTTCCGTGGACTGGGTGATTTGTACGCCTCAGATAGCCGCTTTGCAAGCAATATCGATCAACATGGACAAGGCTTAGCAAAATACTTAAAAGACGCCATGTACGTCTATGCTGAAGGTTTGCAAGATGCTTGAGCTCATTGGACCGTGCAGTAATTGTGGTAAAGACGTTTATTGCCGTGATGGTTTTTTAGATGGGGTTTATGTGGACGGAGAACTGGTCTGTTTTGAGTGCCAGGAAGAAGTTGAAAAATAATTGAATGAAAAAAAGAAGGTGTTGGAATAAATCTATTCCAACACCTTTCGTCTTATACTTCAGTTGTTTCTTTTAATGCATCGAGACGCGCTTGTACTTGCTCTCCCGTTAAACCGTTTTCAAATGCATAACGGTTACGTGGGTGTTCGCGGCATTCGTCTGAACATGAACGCATGTATTTATGCTCGTTTTCTTCAGATGTTAAAATTTTCGCATTACATTCCGGGTTTGCACAGTTTACATAACGTTCGCAAGGTTCGCCTGTAAAATGATCTTTCCCTACAACGACGTGCTCTACTTGGTTTACCGGTACAGCAATACGCTCATCAAAAACGTATAATTGGCCATCCCATAGTTCACCTTTCACTTCAGGATCTTTCCCGTAAGTAACGATACCGCCGTGAAGTTGTGAAACATCTTCAAATCCTTCCTTTTTTAGCCAGCCAGAGAATTTCTCACAACGGATTCCGCCTGTGCAATACGTCAAAATTTTCTTACCTTCAAATTGTTCTTTGTTGTCACGAATCCATTCTGGAAGATCGCGGAAGTTTTCAATATCAGGACGAACTGCATTACGGAAATGCCCTAGGTCATATTCGTAATCATTTCGTGCATCTAATACAATTGTATCTTGCTCTTGCATTTGTTTATAAAATTCTTTCGGTTCTAGGTAAGTGCCTGTTAGCTCGTTCGGGTTGATGTCGTCTTCAAGTCCAAGGTGAACGATTTCCTTTTTCGCACGAACGTGCATTTTTTTAAACGCATGTCCTTCAGCATCATCGATTTTAAAAGAGATGGCTGAGAAGCGCGAATCATTTTTCATCATTTCCATATAAGCTGCGGTTTGTTCGATTGTTCCTGAACATGTACCATTGATTCCTTCTTCTGAAACAAGGATACGGCCTTTCAACTCTAACTCTTTGCATGCTGCTAAATGTTCAACTGCAAAAGCTTCTGGATCTTCAATCGGTGTATATAGATAGTAAAGTAAAACATTGTGTGTATGATTTTGCATGAATCATACCTCCTATTTTCTCTATTTGGTTCTGTTACAAAAAAGCAGTAAAAACCTCAATCATTTTATAACAAATAGCAGTAAACTTCAACTCTTGCAAGATAAGAGTGCTTATACACATAGTTTTTATCGCTAAAAAAAGCAGCGATACAACTGCTGCTTTTTGATCTTTATTAGCAAACTCTATTTTTCACTGATTTATTTTCAAAACATGCTTTAATTGCTTCTGCGTTTAATGCCATCATCTCTAAACGCGTTTGGACAGTAGCACTGCCGATATGCGGTAATACTGTTACATTGGGCAATGTCAGCAATGGATGATCTATAGGCACCGGTTCTTGTTCAAACACATCCAAACCTGCACCCCAAATCCGCTCTTCTTTTAATGCTTCGTATAAAGCCATTTCATCAACGATACCAC carries:
- a CDS encoding rhodanese-related sulfurtransferase, with translation MQNHTHNVLLYYLYTPIEDPEAFAVEHLAACKELELKGRILVSEEGINGTCSGTIEQTAAYMEMMKNDSRFSAISFKIDDAEGHAFKKMHVRAKKEIVHLGLEDDINPNELTGTYLEPKEFYKQMQEQDTIVLDARNDYEYDLGHFRNAVRPDIENFRDLPEWIRDNKEQFEGKKILTYCTGGIRCEKFSGWLKKEGFEDVSQLHGGIVTYGKDPEVKGELWDGQLYVFDERIAVPVNQVEHVVVGKDHFTGEPCERYVNCANPECNAKILTSEENEHKYMRSCSDECREHPRNRYAFENGLTGEQVQARLDALKETTEV
- a CDS encoding MerR family transcriptional regulator translates to MIRLYKVQEVAKIAGVSVRTLHHYDSIGLLKPSNIGTNRYRYYNGEDLKLLQQILFLKELNFSLKKIQELVADGFDREYALSQHIDLLVQKQQRIEKLIQNAERTQQELQGFESLTDQERFSAFASSKTEDLMEKYQKPEVSSITVPLELQKDTSFATAETHQESAVAVAVAPVETVISEEILSATSEPVVEKEEEDLEEINREGDRIYNTVASLMHLPPQIAAVQQEMKAYYTLLNRFYECSPKMFRGLGDLYASDSRFASNIDQHGQGLAKYLKDAMYVYAEGLQDA